In one Thermococcus sp. 2319x1 genomic region, the following are encoded:
- a CDS encoding molybdenum cofactor biosynthesis protein MoaE, with amino-acid sequence MKIKLFKKPEDFDIAEAIELVSSPKSGGIAIFLGRVRDESHGRRVKKLIYEAYEEMAIEEMKRIREEALKKFPILDMLIWHRYGELEVGENTILIVAAGKHRKEAFEACMWAVDEVKKRVPIWKKEVTDEGVFWIEGEKAIPDKKVH; translated from the coding sequence TTGAAGATTAAACTCTTTAAAAAACCCGAGGATTTTGACATTGCTGAAGCCATTGAGCTGGTTTCGTCTCCAAAAAGTGGAGGAATCGCGATATTTCTCGGAAGAGTTAGAGACGAAAGCCACGGTAGGAGGGTTAAAAAGCTCATTTATGAAGCCTACGAAGAGATGGCGATAGAAGAGATGAAGAGAATTCGAGAGGAGGCACTGAAAAAATTCCCAATACTGGATATGCTCATATGGCACCGGTATGGAGAGCTTGAAGTTGGAGAGAACACGATTCTTATAGTGGCCGCTGGAAAGCACAGAAAAGAAGCTTTTGAAGCCTGCATGTGGGCGGTGGATGAAGTAAAGAAGAGGGTTCCGATATGGAAAAAAGAAGTGACCGATGAAGGTGTGTTTTGGATTGAAGGAGAGAAAGCAATACCCGACAAAAAGGTGCATTAG
- a CDS encoding adenosine-specific kinase has translation MVKIEVVEVEKPEGVECIIGQGNFSIFTVDDLARALLTAVPGIKFGIAMNEAKPQLTRYTGNDKELEELAAKNALKIGAGHVFVILMKNAFPINVLNTIKNHPAVAMVYGASENPMQVIIAETELGRSVLGIVDGKAATKIETSEQKKERRELVEKIGYTID, from the coding sequence ATGGTCAAAATAGAGGTTGTAGAGGTAGAAAAGCCCGAAGGAGTAGAGTGCATAATCGGTCAGGGAAACTTCTCAATCTTCACAGTTGACGACTTGGCAAGGGCTCTTCTCACTGCAGTCCCCGGAATAAAGTTTGGAATTGCAATGAACGAGGCAAAACCACAGCTAACGAGATACACCGGGAACGATAAAGAACTCGAAGAACTGGCTGCAAAAAATGCTTTGAAGATTGGAGCGGGCCACGTTTTTGTAATACTCATGAAAAATGCCTTCCCAATAAACGTGCTCAACACCATCAAAAATCATCCGGCAGTGGCCATGGTCTACGGTGCCAGTGAAAACCCCATGCAGGTCATAATAGCTGAAACAGAACTCGGGCGCTCCGTTCTCGGAATAGTGGATGGAAAAGCCGCAACTAAGATTGAGACCAGCGAACAGAAGAAAGAAAGAAGGGAACTTGTCGAAAAAATTGGCTACACTATAGATTAG
- a CDS encoding XTP/dITP diphosphatase, whose amino-acid sequence MRLVFVTSNKGKVEEVRKYLSPLGVEVVQKNVKYPEIQANTLEDVVAFGVEWLKDHITEPFFIDDSGLFIESLKGFPGVYSAYVYKTLGNEGILKLMEGIKDRRAYFKSVIGYYDGELHMFTGIVHGKIINEKRGSKGFGFDPIFMPEGHSKTFAEMEIEEKNEISHRGLALREFARWLKENLKKD is encoded by the coding sequence ATGCGACTGGTTTTTGTAACGTCCAACAAGGGGAAAGTCGAGGAGGTTAGAAAATACCTTTCCCCCCTGGGCGTAGAGGTTGTGCAGAAGAATGTAAAATACCCGGAGATACAGGCAAACACCCTTGAAGATGTTGTCGCTTTTGGAGTAGAGTGGTTAAAGGATCACATAACAGAGCCGTTCTTCATAGATGACTCCGGCCTTTTTATCGAGAGTTTAAAGGGGTTTCCCGGAGTCTACTCGGCCTACGTTTACAAAACCTTAGGGAACGAAGGAATTCTCAAGCTTATGGAGGGAATTAAAGACAGAAGAGCATACTTTAAAAGCGTGATAGGGTATTACGATGGGGAGCTCCATATGTTTACGGGAATTGTGCACGGAAAAATAATCAACGAGAAACGCGGCAGTAAGGGATTTGGGTTCGACCCAATATTCATGCCGGAAGGCCACAGCAAAACATTCGCCGAGATGGAAATAGAGGAAAAAAATGAAATCTCCCACAGGGGGCTTGCTCTGAGGGAGTTCGCACGATGGCTAAAAGAAAACCTTAAAAAGGATTGA
- a CDS encoding Lrp/AsnC family transcriptional regulator: MSEVLDTIDLKLLKELKENSRENIATLSKNLGIPRTTVHYRIKKLVSEGIIEKFTIKPNYKKLNLGTTAFVLARYEPDSGLTQREVAKRIAQIEEVYEVHIIAGEWDLLIKVRAPSAEDIGKVVIDKLREIKGVGQTVTMVSFVTVKEEP; the protein is encoded by the coding sequence ATGAGTGAGGTGTTGGACACAATCGATTTAAAACTGTTAAAAGAGCTTAAGGAGAATTCGAGGGAAAATATAGCCACCCTAAGCAAAAATCTGGGCATCCCAAGGACAACGGTTCACTACAGGATAAAAAAGCTCGTAAGTGAGGGCATCATAGAGAAGTTCACTATCAAACCCAATTATAAGAAGCTCAATCTAGGAACTACAGCATTCGTCCTTGCCAGGTATGAACCCGATTCAGGGTTAACACAGAGGGAAGTTGCCAAAAGGATCGCCCAAATTGAAGAAGTTTATGAAGTTCACATAATTGCTGGAGAATGGGATCTCTTGATAAAGGTTAGGGCCCCTTCAGCTGAGGACATTGGAAAGGTTGTTATTGATAAGCTTAGAGAAATAAAAGGCGTTGGACAAACCGTAACTATGGTCTCCTTCGTTACCGTGAAAGAAGAACCCTAA
- a CDS encoding DUF3883 domain-containing protein yields the protein MGNINPQSKSMMEPKDVIRKIREELFGIGIDSSGLPENVKNYIRRNDEFKRDAAKLAEDIHTKKPHFIFELIQNAEDNEYEKDVIPKIKFVLTSDYLIIQNNETGFKEENVWALCKIGGSTKTNKSLGYIGEKGIGFKSVFMVANEVQIFSNSFQFRFKYDKKDPLTMLIPEWIEQVPDFVDLTQTNIILVLNDESKAEAPKYLDDIHPNLLLFLRKLRIIEIEDQTRGIYRRFERFEKDNVVEIKIVEKVGKLNKISILRWFVVKKLLTVPPEISEDKRKGVKETEIILAFPLKEDGSPDDSKEQHVFAFLPVRKYGFKFIIQADFILSITREDIKEDNMWNLWLRNSIIDVFMDAVREFKKDEKLKYSFYEYLPLNEVKDEFFLPIVDGIYKRLKDEECVLTEANTWKKPSEVLIGDKEIKRIVTNEDLQKFFGREYVSNKIKAKKEILRRLGVEDFSIDYLIRCLENTEWLKKQSDEWFVFLFKYLSNKNLSKEQLENLRSLNIIRLENGGLTSINKGIVFFPIEKEIEKEKTYGFESELRIIKRGIINTILKYKEERGKIFEFLEKLGVRHATPYEIIESHILPVYENGMWRGKDPDILTGYVMFIKYHLNEYYEESDRRLNGNRKWLESKKDPLERLKKSLLIRTNRNSYDHPENIYLPKSYGNENDLERLFEGLNVSFVHPCYLEQDIKHINDEIAELENKLKDKSKTWKKKHRKEVKKIEKRIKELEEKRKEKIREWKEFFLKIGIHEVPRVEDYEGSCGLVGNPHTRCAFQMEHGIPEEEMEYSTRGHTIRDWMLSPEFRSVLEKENAENMKILLAILDKYWDKEYSKYLNMSYYWFYYYEHHKTVPSSFIRELKERIKLPTIQNTLARPSEVFLDKPEIRELLGDTVPYLAVEIKNEELIKALGINTRANVRGVLNYLKALVEQGDTDKEKFEKLYEFLDKHFEEDATNIRKEFSENPLIFVPNAEKKYYSTKEVIWRDVSNIFGKNRIYLERYYPKLKKLFVEKLGISERPTPKDYANVLLSISRKIELSDEDKKTIVKIYEELNRNLNPDKVENPISQEDWWKNFIQEAIFLTDKGEFRRNLGDIFINDDNELYELFKDEENIHFLWLPKDYHIDKIKFFIGACGLRYISKSTKVEPLLEEGKYSKDYELTDRIRAIIPYVLRYLYWRENAIYEKLKKEGVFEKIRTIKVYAVETLKVKYSTGISGGETIDKVTERKCIYHDGNLYIERNNASLNDLAVEFSKVFGEVKGLDSFLLLIINTSEISEIEEIIKIQKIGKLPENDAEFLRNVLNTEKIEEKKEELLSEKKPEKTFSKEEGEGSEETPPSISTEITSQLLTEPTGGESVIESNKGIPDKTREKEWTPEFSPEEVPVMVEEYDVQKQSQLKEEGEEHNKKSSMEEIHLLSPLGTTASPAETLSRKTREDIGRWGEEYALRCIKYELMEKYPDAIVVDTEQGFRLERDGNVVMEVIWENKKCESGKPYDIKIIEEEREIFVEVKATPSATKGTFQLSENEWSFMKEKGDRYCIYRVYRAGSGNPKVTKIQNPIKLIYKGKIKVKNATIEI from the coding sequence GTGGGAAACATTAACCCCCAAAGCAAATCAATGATGGAACCAAAGGATGTAATTAGGAAAATTCGAGAGGAACTATTTGGAATTGGTATCGACTCCAGTGGATTACCTGAGAATGTAAAAAATTACATTCGACGCAATGATGAGTTTAAAAGGGATGCCGCAAAACTTGCCGAAGATATTCATACTAAAAAGCCCCATTTTATTTTTGAATTGATTCAAAATGCAGAAGACAATGAATATGAAAAGGACGTGATTCCAAAAATCAAATTTGTTCTAACCTCAGATTATTTAATAATTCAAAATAATGAGACTGGGTTTAAAGAGGAGAATGTCTGGGCTTTGTGTAAAATTGGAGGTTCTACAAAAACAAACAAATCTCTTGGGTACATTGGTGAAAAGGGAATAGGATTTAAGTCCGTTTTTATGGTAGCAAACGAAGTTCAGATATTCTCAAATAGCTTTCAGTTTAGGTTTAAATACGACAAAAAGGATCCGCTAACAATGCTAATTCCAGAGTGGATCGAGCAGGTTCCTGATTTTGTTGATCTCACTCAGACAAACATTATATTGGTGCTAAATGACGAATCAAAGGCAGAAGCTCCTAAATATTTAGATGATATTCATCCTAATTTGCTATTATTCCTCCGAAAGTTAAGGATAATTGAAATTGAAGACCAGACGAGAGGTATATACAGAAGATTCGAACGTTTTGAAAAAGACAACGTGGTTGAGATTAAAATAGTGGAAAAGGTAGGCAAATTAAACAAAATCTCCATACTGAGGTGGTTTGTTGTCAAAAAACTTCTAACAGTGCCTCCTGAAATTTCTGAAGACAAACGAAAGGGTGTGAAAGAAACAGAAATAATCTTGGCATTCCCATTAAAAGAAGATGGCTCGCCAGATGATTCAAAGGAGCAACATGTTTTTGCCTTTTTACCTGTCAGAAAATATGGATTTAAATTCATCATCCAAGCTGATTTTATCCTTTCCATAACTCGGGAAGATATAAAAGAAGATAATATGTGGAATCTCTGGCTCAGAAATTCCATTATAGATGTTTTTATGGACGCTGTTAGGGAATTTAAGAAAGATGAAAAATTAAAATACAGCTTTTATGAATATCTTCCCCTCAATGAAGTTAAAGATGAGTTCTTTTTGCCAATAGTGGATGGGATATATAAACGACTTAAAGATGAAGAGTGCGTCTTAACAGAGGCCAACACATGGAAGAAGCCTTCAGAAGTTTTAATAGGTGATAAAGAAATAAAGAGAATAGTAACCAATGAAGATTTGCAGAAGTTCTTTGGAAGAGAATACGTATCAAACAAAATAAAAGCAAAAAAGGAGATTTTACGCAGATTAGGAGTTGAAGATTTTTCAATTGACTATCTGATTAGATGTTTAGAAAACACTGAGTGGCTTAAAAAACAGAGCGACGAATGGTTTGTCTTTCTTTTTAAGTATTTAAGCAATAAAAATCTCTCTAAGGAGCAATTAGAGAATCTAAGGAGTTTGAACATTATCAGATTGGAGAACGGGGGGTTAACTTCCATAAACAAAGGCATCGTGTTCTTCCCGATAGAAAAAGAGATAGAAAAAGAGAAAACTTATGGATTTGAGAGTGAACTTAGGATAATTAAGAGGGGTATCATCAATACTATTTTAAAATATAAGGAAGAGAGAGGTAAAATTTTTGAGTTCCTTGAAAAATTGGGAGTTCGGCATGCAACACCCTACGAGATTATTGAGAGCCATATCTTACCTGTCTATGAGAACGGTATGTGGAGAGGAAAGGACCCCGACATTCTAACGGGGTATGTAATGTTCATTAAATACCACTTAAACGAATACTACGAAGAAAGTGACAGGAGACTAAACGGAAATAGAAAGTGGTTGGAATCAAAGAAAGATCCATTAGAACGGCTTAAAAAGTCGCTTCTTATCCGCACTAATAGGAACAGTTATGACCATCCAGAAAACATATACCTACCCAAGAGTTACGGGAACGAGAATGACTTGGAGAGGTTATTTGAGGGTCTTAATGTAAGTTTTGTGCATCCGTGTTATCTTGAACAGGATATTAAGCATATCAATGATGAAATTGCTGAGTTAGAGAATAAACTGAAAGATAAGAGCAAAACATGGAAGAAAAAGCACAGAAAAGAAGTGAAGAAAATAGAAAAGAGGATTAAAGAGCTGGAAGAGAAAAGAAAGGAGAAAATTAGGGAATGGAAGGAGTTCTTTTTAAAAATAGGGATTCATGAGGTCCCGAGGGTTGAGGATTACGAAGGAAGTTGTGGATTAGTGGGGAATCCCCATACACGGTGTGCTTTCCAAATGGAACATGGAATACCAGAAGAGGAAATGGAGTATTCAACTAGAGGGCATACAATTAGAGACTGGATGCTCTCCCCAGAGTTTAGGAGTGTATTGGAAAAAGAAAATGCAGAAAACATGAAAATTTTATTGGCTATACTGGACAAATACTGGGACAAAGAATATTCAAAATACTTGAATATGAGTTACTACTGGTTCTATTATTACGAGCATCATAAGACAGTTCCTTCCTCGTTTATTAGGGAGTTAAAAGAAAGGATTAAGCTTCCTACAATACAAAATACCTTGGCGAGACCCTCAGAGGTATTCTTGGATAAACCAGAAATTCGGGAACTTTTAGGTGATACTGTTCCATATTTAGCAGTGGAGATTAAAAATGAAGAGCTTATTAAAGCCTTGGGTATCAACACGCGAGCTAACGTAAGGGGTGTGCTGAATTACTTAAAAGCTCTTGTTGAGCAGGGGGACACGGATAAGGAAAAATTTGAGAAACTGTATGAGTTCTTGGATAAGCATTTTGAGGAAGATGCAACTAATATTAGGAAGGAGTTTTCTGAAAACCCCCTGATTTTTGTCCCAAATGCAGAGAAAAAGTATTACAGTACTAAGGAAGTTATATGGAGGGACGTAAGCAATATTTTCGGCAAAAATAGAATATATTTGGAGAGATACTATCCCAAGCTCAAAAAGCTCTTTGTTGAGAAATTGGGCATAAGTGAAAGACCCACTCCTAAAGATTACGCTAATGTTTTGCTCTCTATATCCAGAAAAATTGAACTCTCGGATGAAGATAAAAAGACAATAGTAAAGATATATGAAGAATTGAACCGCAACTTGAATCCCGATAAAGTTGAGAACCCCATATCTCAGGAAGATTGGTGGAAGAACTTTATTCAGGAAGCAATTTTCCTAACGGATAAAGGCGAATTTAGGAGAAATCTTGGGGATATCTTCATAAATGATGATAATGAACTTTATGAACTGTTTAAAGACGAAGAAAACATACATTTCCTATGGTTGCCTAAGGACTATCACATAGACAAGATCAAATTTTTCATTGGAGCATGTGGTCTTCGCTATATATCTAAAAGCACCAAAGTTGAACCGCTGCTTGAAGAAGGCAAATATTCAAAAGATTATGAACTCACAGATCGCATTCGGGCTATCATACCCTATGTTTTGCGGTACCTTTATTGGAGAGAAAATGCAATCTATGAAAAACTCAAAAAAGAGGGAGTATTTGAGAAAATTAGAACGATTAAAGTCTATGCCGTAGAGACTCTAAAAGTTAAATATTCGACAGGTATTAGTGGAGGAGAAACGATAGATAAAGTTACCGAGAGAAAGTGTATTTACCATGATGGGAACTTGTATATTGAAAGAAACAATGCCAGCCTTAACGATCTTGCAGTAGAATTTTCCAAAGTGTTCGGTGAAGTTAAGGGTCTTGATTCATTCTTGTTGCTTATTATAAATACATCGGAAATATCGGAAATAGAAGAAATTATAAAGATACAAAAAATAGGGAAATTACCTGAGAATGATGCCGAGTTTCTAAGAAATGTTCTCAACACTGAAAAGATAGAAGAAAAGAAAGAAGAACTATTATCTGAAAAGAAACCAGAAAAAACGTTTTCTAAAGAAGAGGGTGAAGGTAGCGAAGAAACACCGCCTTCAATATCGACAGAAATTACCTCTCAACTGCTAACAGAACCAACAGGAGGAGAGAGTGTTATCGAAAGTAATAAAGGTATTCCAGATAAAACAAGAGAGAAAGAATGGACTCCAGAATTTTCTCCAGAGGAAGTTCCAGTTATGGTAGAAGAATACGATGTCCAAAAACAAAGCCAACTAAAGGAGGAAGGAGAAGAGCATAACAAAAAGTCTTCTATGGAAGAAATTCATCTTTTATCACCTCTTGGAACTACTGCTTCACCTGCAGAAACCTTGAGCAGAAAAACAAGAGAGGATATTGGACGATGGGGAGAAGAATATGCTTTAAGATGCATTAAATATGAATTAATGGAAAAATATCCAGATGCTATTGTGGTAGATACTGAACAAGGCTTTAGATTAGAAAGGGACGGTAATGTAGTTATGGAGGTGATATGGGAAAATAAAAAATGCGAAAGCGGCAAGCCTTATGATATTAAAATAATCGAGGAAGAGAGGGAAATTTTTGTCGAGGTGAAAGCTACCCCCTCAGCCACTAAGGGAACATTCCAGCTATCAGAGAATGAATGGAGTTTCATGAAAGAAAAAGGTGATAGATACTGTATCTATAGGGTATACAGGGCAGGAAGTGGCAATCCCAAAGTAACTAAGATTCAGAATCCAATAAAGCTTATATATAAAGGAAAAATCAAAGTGAAAAATGCAACTATAGAAATATAG
- a CDS encoding VIT1/CCC1 transporter family protein, with amino-acid sequence MEEMLKLAGQFYEDEYRDSVLYASLSRGEKDPKLKEEFLRLSHIESNHAKFWHDFLAKRGKKPEKIKIGRLGFFSVKLLRKLLGPGTVVSLLEMGENSAIKKYSSFLTKYKLSDEEREAISKIILDELEHERFFYESKKRLHVENIRDFVLGMNDGLVELLGAVTGLSAVYIHNPKIVGISGLIVGVAGALSMGIGAFISVRSQRQVNESVKQRMEVLFKVSPERAKEELIERLLESGMPGEVAKEVAEKLSSNENAMINLLVQESNENELRSALYTGLAYLTGVAFPVLPYFMASSSLLALPFSILLAGTALAIVASVISVLSGISIKKKVLEMVSTGLGAAFLSYIFGRLMENLFHISTL; translated from the coding sequence ATGGAGGAAATGCTCAAACTGGCGGGTCAATTTTACGAGGACGAATACAGAGATTCGGTTCTCTATGCTTCCTTGAGTAGAGGGGAAAAAGACCCAAAGCTGAAAGAAGAATTTTTAAGGCTATCTCATATAGAATCCAATCACGCAAAATTCTGGCACGACTTTTTGGCCAAAAGGGGCAAAAAACCTGAGAAAATAAAGATAGGCAGGCTTGGTTTCTTTTCTGTAAAACTGCTTAGAAAGCTTTTGGGGCCGGGAACCGTTGTTTCTCTGCTTGAAATGGGGGAAAACTCGGCTATTAAAAAGTATTCCAGCTTTCTGACAAAATACAAGCTTAGCGATGAAGAGAGGGAGGCAATTTCTAAAATAATCTTGGATGAACTTGAGCATGAGCGCTTTTTCTATGAGAGCAAGAAGCGCCTTCATGTAGAAAACATAAGGGATTTTGTCCTTGGAATGAACGATGGTCTCGTAGAGCTTTTGGGGGCAGTTACGGGACTTTCGGCAGTTTACATCCACAATCCGAAAATAGTGGGAATTAGCGGCTTGATAGTTGGAGTCGCAGGAGCACTTTCAATGGGGATAGGGGCGTTTATATCCGTCAGGTCTCAGAGGCAGGTGAATGAGAGTGTAAAGCAGAGAATGGAAGTGCTTTTCAAAGTTTCTCCGGAGAGAGCAAAGGAAGAGCTTATAGAGAGGCTTTTGGAGAGCGGTATGCCGGGGGAGGTTGCTAAAGAAGTTGCGGAAAAGCTCTCTTCCAATGAAAACGCAATGATAAATCTTCTTGTGCAAGAAAGCAATGAAAATGAACTCCGTTCGGCCCTTTATACTGGCTTGGCTTATCTAACCGGGGTGGCTTTTCCGGTATTGCCATATTTCATGGCTTCCTCTTCTTTATTAGCCCTACCTTTCTCGATTCTCTTGGCTGGAACTGCTTTGGCCATAGTTGCAAGCGTAATCTCCGTACTTTCGGGAATTTCAATAAAGAAGAAAGTCCTTGAGATGGTCTCTACCGGATTGGGGGCCGCTTTCCTGAGTTATATTTTTGGAAGGCTAATGGAAAACCTTTTCCACATTTCAACTCTCTGA
- a CDS encoding HTH domain-containing protein, which yields MSEELVFKVLKEAGRPLKSAEIAELAGIDKKEVDKVIKKLKKEGKIISPKRCYYAPAE from the coding sequence ATGAGCGAGGAGTTGGTTTTCAAAGTTTTAAAAGAAGCAGGAAGACCCTTAAAAAGCGCTGAAATAGCTGAACTGGCTGGAATTGACAAGAAAGAGGTAGATAAAGTCATTAAAAAGCTCAAAAAGGAAGGAAAAATAATTTCTCCGAAGAGATGCTATTATGCTCCCGCCGAGTGA
- the gapN gene encoding NADP-dependent glyceraldehyde-3-phosphate dehydrogenase, producing the protein MDKLVHDKIFDEIYRIGEDGVPEFKTYAAGEWVFGESFSDIRSPIDGSIIARVSRLSKEQIEEILSTVYEKGREEIRNYPGEKRIESFLKAAQLMRGAFDDFVRVLILDAGKPKSNATGETKATIERLEKTTFESRRMLGDYIPGDWSEETLESEGIVKREPYGVILAISPFNYPLFISATKVIPALLSGNAVLLKPASADPLAALLFIRVLELAGFPKESFALLTIPGRFMDDVVKDNRIRAITFTGSTEVGEHIIKTGGIKAYHLELGGKDPAIVLDDADLELASEKIIKGMVSYSGQRCDAIRLILAQEEIYEELKAKILEKLKEIEPKNPLEDENAVMGPLIDKHSADYIEEIYKDAIEKGAKPLTGFKREGNYVWPVLLEVDKEKVKELRAFQEDVFGPLTLLIKVKDEDEAVAIANSSRFGLDASVFSECERRARKVARKLEVGSVFINEYPRHGIGYYPFGGMKDSGVGREGIGYSVEQLTTTKTIVHNFKGYGVWEYL; encoded by the coding sequence ATGGACAAACTTGTCCATGACAAAATTTTTGATGAGATATACAGGATTGGCGAAGATGGTGTCCCCGAATTTAAGACCTACGCCGCTGGGGAGTGGGTCTTTGGAGAAAGTTTTTCCGATATTAGGAGCCCTATAGATGGCAGCATTATAGCAAGGGTTTCAAGGCTCAGCAAGGAACAAATCGAGGAAATTCTTTCCACAGTTTATGAAAAAGGAAGAGAAGAAATAAGGAACTATCCCGGAGAAAAGAGAATAGAAAGCTTCTTAAAAGCAGCACAATTAATGAGGGGGGCCTTTGACGACTTCGTAAGAGTTCTAATCCTCGATGCCGGCAAGCCAAAGAGCAATGCAACTGGGGAAACAAAAGCCACCATTGAAAGGCTCGAAAAAACTACCTTTGAGTCAAGGAGAATGCTTGGCGATTACATCCCCGGAGACTGGAGTGAAGAGACCCTCGAGAGTGAGGGAATAGTCAAGAGGGAACCGTATGGAGTTATCTTGGCAATAAGTCCCTTCAATTATCCGCTGTTCATCTCTGCCACAAAGGTAATACCCGCCCTTCTCAGTGGAAATGCAGTGCTGTTAAAACCTGCATCTGCAGATCCTCTTGCGGCACTTCTCTTCATCAGGGTCTTAGAACTTGCGGGCTTCCCTAAGGAGAGCTTTGCCCTCCTAACAATACCCGGAAGATTCATGGATGATGTGGTAAAGGACAATCGTATAAGGGCCATAACCTTCACCGGAAGCACAGAGGTTGGGGAGCACATAATAAAAACCGGCGGCATAAAAGCCTACCACCTTGAGCTTGGCGGCAAAGACCCTGCGATAGTTTTGGATGATGCGGATTTAGAGCTTGCGAGTGAAAAAATCATTAAGGGCATGGTGAGCTACTCCGGTCAGAGATGCGATGCAATAAGGCTCATCTTAGCTCAGGAAGAAATCTATGAAGAGTTAAAAGCAAAGATTCTCGAAAAGCTGAAAGAGATAGAACCCAAAAACCCCTTAGAGGATGAAAACGCTGTAATGGGACCCCTTATTGACAAACATTCTGCGGATTATATTGAAGAGATTTACAAAGACGCCATAGAGAAGGGAGCGAAGCCTTTGACCGGATTCAAAAGGGAGGGCAACTATGTGTGGCCAGTACTCCTTGAAGTGGACAAAGAGAAGGTTAAAGAGCTTAGGGCTTTTCAGGAGGACGTCTTTGGTCCCCTCACCCTACTTATCAAGGTCAAGGATGAAGACGAGGCAGTTGCCATAGCTAATTCTTCCCGCTTTGGACTGGATGCCTCTGTTTTCAGCGAGTGCGAGAGGAGGGCAAGGAAGGTCGCGAGAAAGCTTGAAGTTGGGAGCGTCTTCATCAACGAGTACCCGAGGCATGGCATAGGCTACTACCCCTTTGGAGGCATGAAGGACAGCGGTGTGGGAAGAGAGGGCATAGGCTACTCTGTCGAGCAGCTTACGACGACAAAAACGATAGTCCACAACTTCAAGGGCTACGGTGTCTGGGAGTACCTTTGA
- a CDS encoding ferritin family protein → MKITDKEVFEIAVNAEIKAKEAYEKMASLVKSDIIRDELLFLAKEEDKHRQIVEKMAEKFKGSEEEPKQIEIEIMGEFKVIAEKMSEAIKKPDINLDEIYEIAMEAELVSEKLYNELAKYATNEKTKVLLNMLADMERQHFNILKKHYDYMMQYPDVYKEELYDQLMKDINFNF, encoded by the coding sequence ATGAAGATAACGGATAAGGAAGTTTTTGAAATTGCCGTAAATGCCGAAATAAAAGCAAAAGAGGCATATGAAAAGATGGCTTCGCTTGTAAAGAGCGATATTATTAGAGACGAGCTCCTGTTTCTGGCTAAGGAAGAAGACAAGCACAGACAGATAGTGGAGAAAATGGCCGAGAAGTTTAAGGGGAGCGAAGAAGAACCAAAACAGATCGAAATTGAAATAATGGGAGAGTTCAAAGTTATTGCAGAAAAAATGAGTGAAGCCATTAAAAAACCAGATATCAACCTTGACGAAATTTACGAGATAGCCATGGAAGCTGAGCTTGTGAGTGAAAAGCTCTACAACGAGCTTGCAAAGTATGCAACAAATGAAAAAACCAAAGTTCTGCTCAACATGCTTGCCGATATGGAGAGGCAACACTTTAACATCCTTAAGAAGCACTACGACTACATGATGCAGTACCCCGATGTCTATAAAGAGGAACTCTACGACCAGCTCATGAAGGACATAAACTTCAACTTCTGA
- a CDS encoding DOMON domain-containing protein, whose product MKDLKKLGFVVLFLVGIVLLSGCTGGNGSPSTTQTAQSGTPIQLGEWRANGIIDENEYAHELSLAGGKLTVYWRNDGTYLYMALKGQTSGWVAIGFEPTDKMKDADMVFGWVQDGNTVVIDAYSTGTYGPHPPDEKLGGSSDILEYAGKEENGVTIIEFKRKLNTGDQYDKAFTPGQKISFIFALADVDDFTTKHNIARGYGELQLDG is encoded by the coding sequence ATGAAAGATTTGAAAAAACTCGGTTTTGTTGTTTTGTTCCTTGTTGGAATAGTGCTTCTAAGCGGTTGCACCGGGGGCAACGGAAGCCCTTCCACAACCCAAACAGCTCAAAGTGGAACTCCTATTCAGCTCGGAGAATGGAGGGCCAATGGCATCATCGATGAGAACGAGTACGCCCATGAGCTCTCACTCGCCGGAGGAAAACTCACCGTTTACTGGAGAAACGACGGCACTTACCTTTACATGGCCCTTAAGGGGCAGACTAGTGGTTGGGTGGCTATAGGATTTGAACCCACTGACAAGATGAAGGATGCGGATATGGTTTTTGGATGGGTTCAAGACGGCAACACCGTTGTGATCGATGCTTATTCCACCGGAACTTATGGCCCGCATCCACCCGATGAGAAGCTTGGCGGAAGTAGTGATATCCTTGAGTATGCCGGAAAAGAGGAGAACGGGGTTACGATAATAGAATTCAAAAGGAAACTCAACACGGGCGACCAGTACGATAAAGCCTTTACTCCCGGGCAGAAAATAAGCTTCATCTTTGCTCTCGCTGACGTGGATGACTTCACGACCAAGCACAACATAGCGAGAGGTTATGGGGAGCTACAGCTCGACGGGTGA